The Oryza brachyantha chromosome 6, ObraRS2, whole genome shotgun sequence region GGGTCAAAGTTAGAAGAGTCTGGCTGGCACATGTGTTAAAGTGACTAGTTACTGGGATGAGGTGGATGGAGGTAAAATCAATAAACAAACAGTAATACTTTGCTAGTAGATAAATCCATAAGTTGAAGATACCTGTTCCCTTGAAAAGTTTCCGACACAGCCACCTTCACTCAAGGTACGGACACCAACAATAACAGATCCCTTAGATTCTGAATCCTCTGTTGCCCTTCCACCACCTACTATTAGCCGCATAACACCAACCCTTGCCTCATTTTGTGTGATCTGTCATCAATTTGCAATACAACTTTTAGCATGAAACAACAAGGTGAACTACAACGAAACTGTAACACGAGACTCTTCAATTGTGAGAACAATAGCCAGACGTTTCCAGTTTATTAGCATTACCTTATAGTTGATGGAAATACCATTAGAAAGGCGGCGCTGTGTTATTCCAGTTTCATtgtcaaatattttcaccacATTCTCCTCTTTACTCAGAGAAGCAAATGATGGTTTGCGCTGCAATTTCAAGTCCTCAAGCTGAGACTGAGTAATCAGTtcttttggtacctcaagctGTAGCCACAATAACAATAATCATTCAGCAACCATCAAGACAGTCTGTTGGTTTACAATTTTCAAACAAGATCCCAAAACATGAACTGTGCTACCCCTGTAGATATAAATAACAAACATACCTCAGGTTCTGGGTAAATAGGTTCCTCAAGACCTGCCATGATGGAATCAGTTATTTCTTCTGGATATATCTCAAAATCAGTTTCACCTACTCCATCAATGTGGACTCTTTTGGGTACACAGGCCACAATAGCAGCAGGAAGTGGTGCATCAGGCTTTCCATAATCTGAAATAAATTCCAGCACTTCTGCACCGACAGTGTTGACCTACATATCGTAAACATAACTCATTATGTATAATACAATTTAACAATAGAATTAAAAGCAAGGTAAAATGAACTGATGACATGccatttatttcctttttccaCTGTGACTTgtataaaagaaatatcagTACCTCTTCAAGTGTTACGGTTTCAGCAACAGCAAGCAAACTTTCATGTCCCTGCAATTGATCCATAACAGTATGGCTAAGTGCATCACTTTCCATAATGAAGTCCAGGTTATCAACTGAGGGAACACTATCAATCATCATAGCCAGTTGCTCACTATCCTTTATCAGTGCGTCCATGTAGCGAGTCATTTCCCCCATTGTGACACCAAACTCTTTGAGTCTCCTAACCTGAAACAGCATGCAAAGATAAGTTGAAAGGAAGGATTAGAAGAATgcttgggttgggttgggccAAGGTTGGATGAGGATCAGGTCAGATAAGGCTTGTCTAGCAGTGTTACACATAGGCTGTTTTGCAGGTCTTGTGCTAAGTCAACATTGCTTCAATAACTTCCATTAATTATTTAGCCTTTTTTATCTGTTCCTTCCAACAATTACATCTCCTAAAATTATCTACGACtgtttatataatatttccaTTGATTAAACTGATTATGAGCTAAAACAAGTTGTGTAGAACATTATAGGATAAATGAGTCATGAGTACACAAACCTCATGAACAGCAACTTTGATAGCACTCCTCCAGTTTTGGGGCTCAGCTGTTACGGTAAGAGTAGTGACCGTGCAACCTTCCCTTCCAGAGTCACTATGATCCAGCTCAACAGATGTAAAAGGAGGATTTGAGCTCTGTATACAAAACAGCATTCATATACAGGAGAAAATTTTAATCAGTAAGAACTACACTAActacttaaaattttcttccaTGCAAAAAAAGAGGTATTCCtaacaaatataaatgctTCACTGGAAGAACCTTGGCCTCCTATGAGCTTATGCTACAAGTCTAATGTCCAGTAAAATGCATTTCTGAATAGTTTATTAGACTAAAAAGAATGAATATGGATTTCaagtaaaaaatcaaataatactaAATTTAATGACATTCTGGTGCACAGTAAATTCCCAGCATGTCTTATGTCTATCTGTTAAACATATACAATCTatgaaaagattaaaaaaaaagacattatATATAAGAATCAAATCATATGAACTAATCTGCATTCTATAGAGATAAATACCAAAGTAAGTCTCGACATAAGTAAAGATAGAAGGACATTATTGATTCATAATTCATGTTGATTAAATATCACGAACCTTATATCTTGTATTGATTCTAAAATGAAGAGCAGATAAAAATATCCGTTTCATCAGGACACTCCGCAGGTCTTTATATGTCTGAACTTGGTTAACAGGTATCTGTCcacaaaaagaaatgaaatagTTAGGCTTACACAGATGATGCATTATTAAGAAACTTCAACAAGAGAATGATAAGCTTAAAGCTAAAGACATCATCACAttaaatatgttaaatttaaaatagaaccATATCTGAGAAAGAACTTAAATAGTTAGGCATACGCAGATCACGTGCACACAGAGGGAGGGAAGAAAGGGCTATCAAACCTTTCACTGATTACAACAAATACTGGTTCTCATCTACCATATATTACCACAGGAACTACTACGGAAACATCTGGTGTTAGACTAAACTACATAGGCACAAAGCAACACTAAAGAGTAAAAGCCAGCAAATCAAACATTAATCATACCTTGCAGAACATGTTGATTGAGAAACTCTGGATCAACTCATGTTGAAAAATTGCTGGGGGCTTAGTGTCTTGGGCAACTCCAGGAAGAGACCACTTATGTTCTACAGGTGGTCTGATTGCCTGTCTTTCCCTTTTGACAGGCTTTATGTTATCCACAGCAGGTGATCTCTCACCAGTTAGGCTTGCAGCCAAGCCACCAGGTAGCTTTGGTGCAAAAAGACTTGCCATGGCACCAAATGGACTTGCAGTTGACATAGAGGCTGCTTCGCTTTCTGGAAGTGTATGTTCAAACACAGCCTGCATTGCGTATGAGTCAGTTTGTAATTAATCCAATAAACAGATCAGCTGGAATAACAGGAAAAACAACAATTAAGATGTTCCAATTCTAGTTACCTCTATTTCTCGTATTGCTCTGGGAATATCATCAATCTCTCCTACCAGGTATAAAGTAGCATTAGCAGGGTAGTACCAGCGCTCATGAAATCTGCGGATCTTGTCAGGATCCCATTTATGTATTTGCTCTTCAAGTCCAATAGGGAATCTTTCGCTCAGTTTGTTTTCTGAGTGCAAATGTTGcaataactacacaaaatgAATCACAGTTAGTATAGAAAGACCGCGCCCTTAAACATTAATTGATTCAGCATTAGTACCAAGAATGAGTGCCAAGAGGAACAACCCCTTCTCAGAAGATGTCCTACAAAGTGGTAGAGTAAAAATTACTTGCCTGACAATCAACACGATACTCGATTGTGTTCATCATCTGGAGCTCTGAAAGAattgctcttctctctttctcaaCACGAGATGAAGAAAACTTTGGATGAAAAGCTATCtggaagaacaaaaaattggCAGAACTTAAGATATGTGTTATACAACTACCCAAACGCATCTAAAACTTTATCGCCCAATGAAGATTCTTGTTGTTTTAATGGCCATTaaccagaaaaaaagaacaaaatagcAAAGCGGGACATATAGCTTAGAACGTAACATCCCACCTCATTCAATGCATCCAACACAGAAGGGAGCAAATCTTCACCATATTCCTGCCGCATTAAAGACAAGCTGATATGTTAAACCCTTAAATAAGAGAAGATATCAATTTGGACCACCAGATTGACATATCAACAGATGTAAAGCATTAACAACTGTGCACATAATATGGCAGTCAACACATTTCCCAGTtgcttttcatatatattctagTGAAACAAAATAAGCAATAGAAACCAGAGGAGGACTTGAAGAAACAACAGATGATGCTTTACAATTTCAAATGGTAAAGATGCAAAAGTGCAGACCTTTGTTTTGGTTGGAGAATGGATATGGAACACGGTATGGTGGAAATCTGTATATGCATTAGACCTTGCACCTGTCCCCAAAAGTTTTTCACGTTTTTTACTTCCAAGAAATGCAACATGCTCGATCATATGTGCAATTCCCTGCTCATCCTCTTCCTCGTCAATTGATCCAACATGAACTTCCATGTGAGCCTCAAATCTGCAAACAATAGTGGTTAGAATACTGCATCAGCATCACACATAATCATCAGttcctatgaattttagaatgaTGTGTGCCTGCTCCACAACACAAGTTTGTAGTGAAGTTCATTGCCATGCACTACAGACAGACATGATATTTATCAATATACTGAAACAATTTTGATGTCCAAGAATCAACAAAgaagtatttttaatttttaatgtaaattgCTTGGTCATTGGGAATGAGGCTGTGCCAGCAAAAAAGGGTTTTTAACATAACACGATGTCAAATTGTAGGTCCCTTGCTTGGAAATACAGGTCGAAatcatttaaatagtttttGTTATACAGGAAGAAGATACAAAGGTAATGTtgtgcaaaaaagaaaacgttTATAGGTGGAAATGAAAACAAGTTCCCTGACCTGTTCGCTGGAACTTTGTTTGGAAGAATAAGATATCGGAGGCCATTCTTCAATTGACCTCGGACTAGCTTTGGGTGAGAAGGAAGTGGTGTGTTAAGAAAGCTTTCAAGTTCCTCCTTCCCAATTGGCTGATCTACATAAGGTTTATCCAGAGCAGTTTCAGACCATGTTGGACTTGCAACATGTGGTTCATCAGGTCCAGCAGCACGCAATATATGGCGACGCTTGACCTGAAAATCATCAAACGAGGGTCAGAAAGAACTCAGAAATAGTACTCCATTAAACCACATTAAACAAGAAGGGAAACTATGGGATCACTTATACTCTGCGGTGCCGTATAAAACTTTGGAAATTATTTCCTGTTTTATAACAGAAATGAAGCTTGACTCTTTGAATAAATACAAGTAAATGCATCAAAAAAGCATATGAAAAGCCACTTTCCTAATTCTTGAGTGTGTTCATTGTTCACATACTGTTGAGAACCAGCCCTGCCGAATGGTACTTTATACAATGATTTGCAGTGCAGTACTTCTAGCTAGCTTCACATTTGATGTTAATTCAACAATTAGCTTGCCATTTGTGATGTAAAACAAAACATGCCACTTCTCTGGTGTTAAGATTTCTGTATAGGCCGGGGAAATACATACAGGTGGCATTCAATGTTTTACTGATAGTGAATCCATATTTGTTGtggggttaattagatccatgccattataaatggGTCGATTCTATACCCTATAATAAACCACAGTTACAATCATTAAACAAGCAACCGGAGAAGACATCACAACGGAAGCAAGGAACTAATCACTTTTGTCCAACACACTCATCCAATGATCCACGAAGGCGGATTAACAGCATCATTTTCTAATCTATTCAGACGCATTACGGATGAAACTAACCTTAGCACCGCTCAACCCGCTGTGGAGCAACAACCCAGAGGTGTGCGGGACCGCGCACGGCGCGAACCTCGCGAGCCCCGCCCTCCCGCGTCTCCGGCTCCTGGGGAAGCACGACAGGCACCCATCCCTCTCCTCGCCGACACTCCCAATCGCCGACGCCGCACCGAGAGCTCCCGTCCGCCGCCTCAACCTGCAGGGCACACCCAACACGAATCAGTCTCGCGGCCAATTCTCTTCACCCGACGAACCCTAAACAAGTAGACAGCCCGAGTATCATTGCCCGGCTCACCTCGGCGACACGGCGCCGCGGTGGGTGCAGCGGAGAGGGTTGGCcggggcggcgagcgcggacgGGCGCAGGGGGCCGACGGACGCCcggcgcgcggaggcgggcgcCGCCCGGAAGGCGGGAGAGGACCTgcgcagggcggcggcggccaggggGAGGCCcggggcgaggcgaggcggcgcggcggccgccgccgcggcgagcggaggggaggggaaggaggcCATGCGGGGGTGGGGGATGgccgaggagagagagaggggggaagaaggataggagagagagagacgacgCTGCTCTCCCcccctttatttttatttttttttctcctcttttttttattgattttgtgACGGTGAAATAGGGGGGAGCCAagccacggcggcgcggctgcgaGAAGACGAGGGCGTCAGGAACGCAAATATCGTGGCTCGAGCTGGCGCCGGCCGTACCGGATTGTGGCCTGGGTTTGGTTTGGGTTTGGGTTTTTCTGGTTTTGTGCGTGCATATGTGTTGTTCGGTTTTGGGTTTTAGTCATAGTCATGAAAAGATATTTCTGTTTGATGAAAATCGCCTTTACCTCATCATCACGCGatggatgttttttttcttttattccttTGTCGTTTTGTTATATTTCATAAACATGGGTTtacgtataaaagttttgcttTATAAGACGTAGGTAtagctaaatttaaatttatatgcatgcTAAGTCTGAAACATCTgtgttctatttttaaaatagcaaGATAATGTTAAGTTAACTTTCCGTTAGATTAAGGTCTGTGTGCTGTCATATCTAATAGCCTTAACTTTAAGTAACATTTTCTTGTCCATCACTCAAGTTaatgtttttcgttttatttctttatattgttttcttttgacttctatttaatgctattaaatatctataaaaatattataatattaattaatatcaatTATCAATCCATCATGCGTTGGTTTGTCTTTATAATACTCATGTCTTagccaaaaatcaaaataagctCTTTTTATTGTTGTGGCCATTAGAGTTGCCACCAACTCTAATGGTTTTTCCACCGTCTCGCACCGTCTTCACGGGGTTACAGCTACTCTGCTCCATGCTTGGTGCATATCTTTCCTTTCTACTATCTTCCAATGTGCATCCCAATAGAtgcattgcatatttgcatttgTATGTAAGAAGCTTGTTAGTTTGGTATGCAATTAAGTTAGACTTGGCCTGAATTATGTGcacctatttttatttatttttcatggacGGATATGCCTGCAGAAAATGTTTAGATGAAGTGTAGAATAGCTTAGATGAAACATTTTGAATTTCCTTCTTTGACTGTCTGTTGATTATCACTTGGCACCCGTTGAAGCCTATCCTAGAAAAATACATAGCTCATGCCTACAGAGCATATCTTCTGTCTTATTTGATGAGTTGACTTACCTTGATTTCAATCACTTACGTTACTATATCCATACAAAATAAAGCTGGAAGATGTTGGCCTCAGTGCATATCAAGAACTATTGACGACTATATATGACACTGAATTAATAAATCCCTCTTATTAAAAgacattatatatacacataaatataagaacTTTACCATGATTAGTAAGCAATGCACAAACTAACTAAAATCTGATGAATATGTGATAAACTATTGTATGTCTTTTCAATACCACAAGGACTCCTTTTTCTAGCACAAATTTGCTGATGTACTTGTATGCTAGATggttatcttatttttatcatgAAATATAGCCATCCATATCGTCCTGGAATAAGTGTATTTTACACTGCTTCTCGAATCATTACACATAATCATTACACATAAGACTGTTAAATTATTCTTAACAAGtttcttccttctttttcAATGTTCCTACCAATTATGTGGATCCGATAACGGGCAACACACGGATCATGTGATTTCATCCGGTGCAACACACGAACAATATActagttaattttagtttgttaGACTACCATGAaccaaactttatatttagtaTCCAACACACTTTGATGAATATAGCATCTTACtaggttttatatatttgtttgcaGACAGATGAAATCAAAggttaaacaattttttttgacaagagTATGTAGAAACAAAGAGTAACCAACTAGTTATttttaagagcaattttacggtccttgagtaggtataaagagctaccaaaattttagtgtaaaatttggtacctcagtATCTaagtaccaagagataccaaaatttatatagaaataagtGGTAACTCTGGTACTTTCTCGATGACTAAAATAGCTCtatttttaaaggaaaaacTAACATCAAGATTTGTTActtaacatttttaatatgCAAGCTTTGGCCACTGCCAAAAAAAAGCAGCAAGTAGTAACTAAGAACTTCATTTGGTTAGTTGTCAAACTGTTCAGCTAAGCTGAATAGTGCTCCGTAATTGCTATCCTTCTTTTTACTGTAAATCAAACAAGTGGCTAATATATTTTGGCATGTCAGGTTTTCTCGTGGTTCAGTTTGGCTAgcactttttctttttccgtttcatgttataagataTTCTGACTCTAGCTAAATTTATCCAtgatttaatatatatctatatatctaaatttattaacatcaTATGAATGAACGAGAAAGCATTCCAATATATTCCATCTATTTcacgttataagactttctggtattgcatagatttatttatatactaacacatatagacatatataagatatatattaatatattaataatgtagacaaataaagaaaatattataatatgaaacagagggagtaaaacTTAGGGGTGCAAAGCAAATACTAGAAAAGTCGTCAACCACTCTTAGATGGGTTGGGATAGAGCCAACACATTCCTGACTTTATTTGGTTGGTGAATGGGTAAGATGGATTAGACCTAGAAGGGAATATTCCTTAGATTcgggtccaacccatcctacTAAAACGGTGTGACGGATCTATCCCAGGATGGTTCAGCAACGCTAGAGTTTATATTGTTTGCTGATGCATCATTTGATGTTATTTAACCAGTGAAGTTATTTATGATGAAACACAAATTGAGATCAAGCTTGTTGCACCGCATGGGCATATGTGATATTTATTGTGaaatgttcattttattttatcaaaattatttaaatatttaaatatataactatacatttaattactttagattattcatatattaatcctagtatttaatatatcattttgaatATGAGAGGTAACCTCACTAACTCACTGTAGAGAGGTAATTACATCTAACCATCCTATGTTCATCCCTCGAACCAAATAAGTAATGTGTTCAGTCCATCCTATCCCATCCAGGGatagataacgagccagctcagcTTGACTCGGTCTAACTcattaagataacgagctgactcggctcgttataaagtTCGAGCTGACTTGTTAGACTCGTGAGtcatgcatgaaaagttaacctaaacaatttttcaataggctatataagtaaatttttagttcaaacatacgaatcatatgaaattgtatataaatattaaagtttgaaccaacaaatcatatcgtgaacctatgaagtactgaaACATGTATTCTGGGATGAAATCAATAAACGCCGGTGAATCTGGGGTGTTATCTCTAACAAGTTAAAAtactagctcggctcgttagaaaaataaaacgagccaGACcaagtttgtcacgagtcgatgAGCTAACGAGTCACGAACTTTCTGTCCACCTCTAATCTAATTGCTCTAAAAAAACAGGATCAAACCACACAGAAAATAGAACCAACCCATTCTGCAAAGCAGGAAAAGATCTAACCCATCCCCATTCTCATTTAGTCCACGAAACGATCACATTCTTAACGGCCCAACACCTCCCACCTCTTAGGAATAGTGGGCCTCCTGTCGCGTCCAGCCCaacagcgcggcacgcgccgGCAGCCCGTCGCCTCTTCCCCCAccaacctcctcctcctcctcccctccgcagACGCCACGCCACACGCCAGCCAAAACCCGCCGCTCCCACGCCCTTCGCGTTCCCCAGATCGCGATCCCCCATTCCCCCCAACATCTAGGGCTCACGCACGCCTCCCGAAGTCAAAACACACCCGAGCGACCAGGCATTTCCTCGAACActtcgccctcgccgcctccacctgcaacatggccgccgctgccaccgccctcgccgccttctcggccgccgccggcaagcgcctcctcctctcctccccctccccctcccgctccctctccctctccttcgcCTCCCGCCGCGGCAGCCTCCCCCTCCGCGCTGGCGTCCTCTCTGCCGCGCcgaggagggcggcgtcggcggcggcggcggccaccgtcGCGGTCGGGGACAAGCTCCCCGACGCGACGCTCTCCTACTTCGATTCGCCCGACGGGGAGCTGAAGACGGTGACCGTGCGCGACCTCACCGCCGGGAAGAAGGTGGTCCTCTTCGCGGTACCCGGCGCGTTCACCCCCACCTGCACCCAGAAGCACGTCCCGGGGTACGTCGCCAGGGCCGGGGAGCTCCGCGCCAAGGGGGTCGACACCGTGGCCTGCGTCTCCGTCAACGACGCGTTCGTGATGCGCGCCTGGAAGGAGAGCCTCGGCGTCCGCGACGAGGTGCTCCTCCTCTCCGACGGCAACGGGGAACTAGCCCGCGCCATGGGCGTCGAGCTGGACCTCTCCGACAAGCCGGCCGGACTCGGGGTGCGGTCCCGCCGCTACGCGCTCCtggcggaggacggcgtggTCAAGGTGCTCAACCtcgaggagggcggcgccTTCACCACCAGCAGCGCCGAGGACATGCTCAAGGCGCTCTGAGCAAATCACCCTGGATCGCCACGGTTCGTCGGCTCGTCGCTTcctgttccttttttttttctgaataaaataatcatcGCGGTAACGGTGGTGCAGACTATTGTTGGGTTGTTTTCATGCGGGCAGCTTCTACTACTAGTGAACATGGTGTGCGTTAGTAGGTAAACACAAGGTGGTTGGCAGGTAGCAGCAACTTGGGTTCCTTTGATGTTGGAAATGCTGAGGGCTAAATAAACGCTCTCTGATATTATACTGTCATCAGATCAGACTACGGAGCATGGAGTGCTAAGTAAACACGAGATTTTGCTCGGTTAATTGTGGAATGGTGTGCTTCAGGATCCTTAAAAGGTTTTTGTTATGTTTTGAATTTGACATGAGTTCACAGTTTGCTGTCGGTTTTATATAAAGAAACTTGTGATGTCGTTAAAATGGTTAGAGATTTGGTAAGCCCAGCAGGGGTCATTTGCCCCTTGGCATGGAACAAAGGCTCTTCTTTCGTTTGTTGACACGTTTTGGTTTACCTCTTGATTGAATGGGCACTAGTCACTCGTCACTTGGTCAGACGTTGTTTATGTATGGATTTGTCGGTATGCCCATTTTGTCTACTCTGCCGAAAGAACAGACGCTCTCGAATTTAACGCATGTTCATCCTGGAATAATTCCTACGAGGTGCAGTGAGCTTTGGGTGAACTCGTTGTTTAGTATTTACTTTGTCGGTTGCACTGACGATATGTTCTGTTCTTTTCTCATGTTCAATTGATGAAACAAAAAGGTTCCGAGTTATCCTCTGCTTCCTCCCGTTTGATAattctatttgtttttttacaacaaCATGATATTCAAAATCTATCTTTGACTACTCATCTATGCATGTTGTGCTAGTGTTTCAAAGCTAAAtctatacttttatatttctttaaaagaaGACACTGGTGCTGGTGGTTTGCAGCGAATCTGCCCTAGTTCATGGCCTCTTTTATACTTTTCAAATTTAGGAAATTACctcttgaactttaatattaatattaaaaacaatcaaatttaGACGAATATTCCAATAAGTAACACATTTCATgggaaaattatattttatttattttaggcaatactataatatattttcttctatCCATAGCAAAACATGAGCATTCCGCTAGTATTT contains the following coding sequences:
- the LOC102702859 gene encoding stromal processing peptidase, chloroplastic, whose amino-acid sequence is MASFPSPPLAAAAAAAPPRLAPGLPLAAAALRRSSPAFRAAPASARRASVGPLRPSALAAPANPLRCTHRGAVSPRLRRRTGALGAASAIGSVGEERDGCLSCFPRSRRRGRAGLARFAPCAVPHTSGLLLHSGLSGAKVKRRHILRAAGPDEPHVASPTWSETALDKPYVDQPIGKEELESFLNTPLPSHPKLVRGQLKNGLRYLILPNKVPANRFEAHMEVHVGSIDEEEDEQGIAHMIEHVAFLGSKKREKLLGTGARSNAYTDFHHTVFHIHSPTKTKEYGEDLLPSVLDALNEIAFHPKFSSSRVEKERRAILSELQMMNTIEYRVDCQLLQHLHSENKLSERFPIGLEEQIHKWDPDKIRRFHERWYYPANATLYLVGEIDDIPRAIREIEAVFEHTLPESEAASMSTASPFGAMASLFAPKLPGGLAASLTGERSPAVDNIKPVKRERQAIRPPVEHKWSLPGVAQDTKPPAIFQHELIQSFSINMFCKIPVNQVQTYKDLRSVLMKRIFLSALHFRINTRYKSSNPPFTSVELDHSDSGREGCTVTTLTVTAEPQNWRSAIKVAVHEVRRLKEFGVTMGEMTRYMDALIKDSEQLAMMIDSVPSVDNLDFIMESDALSHTVMDQLQGHESLLAVAETVTLEEVNTVGAEVLEFISDYGKPDAPLPAAIVACVPKRVHIDGVGETDFEIYPEEITDSIMAGLEEPIYPEPELEVPKELITQSQLEDLKLQRKPSFASLSKEENVVKIFDNETGITQRRLSNGISINYKITQNEARVGVMRLIVGGGRATEDSESKGSVIVGVRTLSEGGCVGNFSREQVELFCVNNLINCSLESNEEFIFMEFRFALRDNGMRAAFQLLHMVLEHNVWLEDAFDRATQLYLSYYRSIPKSLERSTAHKLMLAMLNHDERFVEPSPHSLQKLTLQSVKDAVMNQFVGDNMEVSIVGDFTEEEVESCVLDYLGTVSAAKSSKTEEHIEKISFRPFPSDLHFQQVYIKDTDERACAYIAGPAPNRWGFATEGNDLFNVIRNSSGDAQDSESTNSDLTGMKPIDVRTHSLFFGITLSLLAEIINSRLFTTVRDSMGLTYDVSFELNLFDKLDLGWYVIAVTSTPGKVHKAVDACKGVLRGLHSNRIVERELDRAKRTLLMKHEAETKTNAYWLGLLAHLQSSSVPRKEISCIKELTMLYESATIEDLYLAYEHLKVDESSLFSCIGIAGAESGEEMTDDELDTGLHGMGPIGGRGLSTMTRPTT
- the LOC102703133 gene encoding peroxiredoxin-2E-1, chloroplastic; this translates as MAAAATALAAFSAAAGKRLLLSSPSPSRSLSLSFASRRGSLPLRAGVLSAAPRRAASAAAAATVAVGDKLPDATLSYFDSPDGELKTVTVRDLTAGKKVVLFAVPGAFTPTCTQKHVPGYVARAGELRAKGVDTVACVSVNDAFVMRAWKESLGVRDEVLLLSDGNGELARAMGVELDLSDKPAGLGVRSRRYALLAEDGVVKVLNLEEGGAFTTSSAEDMLKAL